The Streptomyces sp. NBC_01244 genome contains a region encoding:
- the galK gene encoding galactokinase: MNRPEQAAGTFAKLFGGSPDGIWAAPGRVNLIGEHTDYNDGFALPVALPQTTLLAARARTDGRLLLHSAQGDGRITELAVAALAPGGVPGWAAYPAGVVWALAEAGHPVGGADLHFDSTVPTGAGLSSSAALECAVAVAYDELYGLRLPGPELARIAQRAENAFAGVPCGIMDQMASVCCTAGAALHLDARTPELHRQVPLDLPGQGLGLLVIDTGVSHDLGDGAYAALRAGCERAARLLGLRALRDLPAGDLAGALGDLPPELVPLVRHVVTENGRVAEAVARLRVDDAAALGPILTAGHASLRDDYRVSCPETDLAVTAALGAGALGARMTGGGFGGSVIALVEAGREDAVGGSVAAAFGAAGHRLPRLLTITPAEGARRVEP; encoded by the coding sequence GTGAACCGGCCCGAGCAGGCCGCGGGCACCTTCGCGAAGCTCTTCGGCGGCTCCCCCGACGGGATCTGGGCGGCGCCCGGCCGGGTCAACCTGATCGGTGAACACACCGACTACAACGACGGTTTCGCCCTCCCCGTCGCCCTCCCGCAGACCACCCTGCTGGCCGCCCGCGCCCGTACGGACGGCCGGCTGCTCCTGCACAGCGCGCAGGGCGACGGCCGGATCACCGAACTGGCCGTGGCCGCCCTGGCACCCGGGGGCGTACCCGGCTGGGCCGCGTACCCGGCTGGCGTGGTCTGGGCACTCGCCGAGGCGGGACACCCCGTCGGGGGCGCGGACCTCCACTTCGACAGCACGGTGCCCACCGGCGCGGGGCTCTCCTCCTCCGCCGCGCTGGAATGCGCGGTGGCCGTCGCGTACGACGAGCTGTACGGACTGCGGCTGCCCGGGCCCGAACTGGCCCGGATCGCCCAGCGGGCGGAGAACGCCTTCGCCGGCGTCCCCTGCGGGATCATGGATCAGATGGCCTCCGTGTGCTGCACCGCCGGGGCCGCCCTCCACCTCGACGCCCGCACCCCGGAGCTCCACCGGCAGGTGCCCCTCGACCTCCCGGGGCAGGGGCTCGGACTGCTCGTGATCGACACCGGGGTCTCCCACGACCTGGGCGACGGGGCGTACGCGGCCCTGCGCGCGGGCTGTGAACGGGCGGCCCGGCTGCTCGGCCTGCGCGCCCTGCGGGATCTGCCCGCCGGGGACCTCGCGGGGGCGCTGGGGGACCTCCCGCCGGAACTCGTCCCACTGGTCCGCCACGTGGTGACCGAGAACGGCCGGGTCGCCGAGGCCGTCGCCCGGCTCCGGGTGGACGACGCGGCCGCCCTCGGACCGATCCTGACGGCCGGTCACGCGTCGCTCCGCGACGACTACCGGGTCTCCTGCCCGGAGACCGACCTCGCCGTGACGGCCGCGCTGGGCGCCGGGGCCCTCGGTGCACGGATGACGGGAGGCGGCTTCGGCGGCTCCGTCATCGCACTGGTGGAGGCGGGGCGCGAGGACGCGGTGGGCGGCTCCGTCGCGGCGGCCTTCGGCGCGGCCGGCCACCGGCTCCCGCGGCTCCTCACCATCACCCCGGCGGAGGGCGCCCGACGGGTGGAGCCGTAG
- a CDS encoding alkaline phosphatase family protein, with translation MHTQHVLVVGIDGVRFDLLPRLDTPHLDELADAGFLAPVEIDETTPTMSGPCWSTIATGVTVAKHGVWGNRLDGNRLDVFPDFTTRLALECGRRTFAAGGWAPLFLAQQGGPLFTAPSRLSFIAPRADTPEAWEEADEAVTAEAAHVLGSGEELHASFVYLGAVDETAHFLGCGEEYRRSIERADQRLGRLVKAVRDRPGHPGEQWTVIVVTDHGHRDEGGHGGSSELERTAWVAACGPGLAAGVTPPTVRHTDVAAHVYAALGIDLDPHWTLDGTPFAP, from the coding sequence ACCTCGACGAGTTGGCCGACGCGGGTTTCCTCGCGCCCGTCGAGATCGACGAGACCACCCCCACGATGTCCGGGCCGTGCTGGTCCACCATCGCCACCGGGGTCACCGTCGCCAAGCACGGGGTGTGGGGCAACCGGCTCGACGGCAACCGGCTCGACGTCTTCCCCGACTTCACCACCCGCCTGGCACTCGAATGCGGGCGGCGGACCTTCGCGGCCGGCGGCTGGGCCCCCTTGTTCCTCGCCCAGCAGGGCGGCCCGCTCTTCACCGCCCCCAGCCGGCTGAGCTTCATCGCACCCCGCGCGGACACGCCGGAGGCCTGGGAGGAGGCCGACGAGGCCGTGACCGCCGAAGCGGCGCACGTACTGGGCTCCGGGGAGGAACTCCACGCCTCCTTCGTCTACCTCGGCGCCGTCGACGAGACCGCCCACTTCCTCGGCTGCGGCGAGGAGTACCGGCGGTCGATCGAGAGGGCCGACCAGCGCCTGGGCCGCCTCGTCAAGGCCGTGCGCGACCGCCCGGGCCACCCCGGGGAGCAGTGGACGGTCATCGTGGTGACCGACCACGGCCACCGTGACGAGGGGGGCCACGGGGGCAGCAGCGAGCTGGAGCGCACCGCCTGGGTGGCCGCGTGCGGCCCCGGACTGGCCGCCGGAGTCACTCCGCCGACGGTCCGGCACACCGATGTCGCCGCCCACGTCTACGCCGCGCTGGGCATCGACCTCGACCCGCACTGGACCCTGGACGGCACGCCCTTCGCCCCCTGA